One window of the Diospyros lotus cultivar Yz01 chromosome 12, ASM1463336v1, whole genome shotgun sequence genome contains the following:
- the LOC127786608 gene encoding probable lactoylglutathione lyase, chloroplastic isoform X2 yields MYCCSSHSFSIPSSSSRQCLPLSSAYNPSRRLALFHLTTAIPQPALFGGKDSILLTLDGNAMETSTVANIVQPTTVVNEQNALEWVKNDKRRMLHAVYRVGDLDKTIKFYTECLGMKLLRKRDIPEEKYSNAFMGYGPEDSHFAVELTYNYGVDKYDIGTGFGHFGVAVEDVMKTVDFIKAKGGKVTRDPGPVKGGNTIIAFIEDPDGYTFELLERGPTPEPLCQVMLRVGDLDRSITFYKKAFGMELLRRKDDPENKYSTAIMGYGPEDKNVVLELTSNYGVKEYDKGNGYAQIAIGTNDVYKTAEAVKLCGGIITLEPGPLPVINTKITACLDPDGWKLVFVDNIDFLKELDQLV; encoded by the exons ATGTATTGCTGCTCTTCACATTCTTTCTcaattccttcttcttcttctcggcAGTGCCTTCCTCTGTCTTCGGCTTACAACCCTTCGCGAAGACTCGCTCTCTTTCACCTCACAACCG CTATCCCTCAGCCAGCTCTATTTGGTGGAAAAGATTCCATACTACTAACATTGGATGGAAATGCCATGGAGACGAGCACAGTGGCAAATATTGTCCAACCAACTACTGTTGTCAATGAGCAGAATGCATTAGAGTGGGTGAAAAATGACAAGAGAAGAATGCTTCATGCCGTTTACCGTGTTGGAGATTTGGATAAGACAATAAA ATTCTATACTGAGTGTTTGGGCATGAAGCTTTTGAGGAAACGTGACATACCGGAGGAGAAATATTCAAATGCTTTTATGGGATATGGTCCTGAAGATTCCCATTTTGCTGTCGAACTTACTTACA ATTATGGAGTGGACAAGTATGACATTGGAACTGGGTTTGGACATTTTGGCGTTGCAGTTGAAGAT GTAATGAAAACTGTGGATTTTATAAAAGCTAAGGGGGGAAAAGTTACCAGGGACCCTGGTCCTGTCAAAGGTGGTAATACCATTATTGCCTTCATTGAAGATCCAGATGGTTATACATTTGAGCTTTTGGAGAGGGGGCCTACGCCTGAGCCCCTTTGTCAAGTGATGCTGAGAGTGGGAGACCTTGACCGCTCAATTACTTTCTATAAGAAG GCCTTTGGCATGGAGCTCCTCAGAAGAAAAGATGACCCTGAAAACAAG TATTCAACAGCCATTATGGGTTATGGCCCTGAAGATAAAAATGTTGTGCTGGAACTGACCTCCAATTATGGTGTCAAAGAATATGACAAGGGAAATGGCTATGCACAG ATTGCCATAGGCACCAACGATGTCTACAAGACCGCTGAGGCTGTAAAACTGTGTGGAGGGATAATTACGCTCGAACCGGGGCCTTTGCCGGTTATCAACACCAAGATCACAGCCTGCTTGGACCCTGATGGTTGGAAACTG GTATTTGTTGATAACATTGATTTTCTCAAGGAGTTGGACCAGTTGGTGTAG